AACAGTCACTAGCATCAGTCTGATCACACGCTATGTGGTCATTTATGACTTCAACTTCCTCCAAATAATTGTCCTCCAGTGGCTGATCTACATAGTCAGCATCGATTGGGCTAAGGTTTAGAAGCTCATCAATATCAAGGTCAAAGAGCATGTCGGTTACTTGGACTGACAGAGGTACCTTTGATTTCTCTGTGATCTCTGAGGCTACCTTTGCATCTTCACTGATGACTGATGCCccagtgcagctgctgctcacaTCCTTTTCACTCTCCCCACTTACATTTTGGCTCAGAGTGCTTTTTCTAGTTATGTGCTGCTCACATTCCAAGCATTCATCTGCCAAGATTTCCTGGATCTCTTCCTCAGTGTAATTGAAAGGAGAATTCCCTTGGTCACTGTCTGACAGTTCCAACAAGGAGTCGTCTGGCTCACTATCATCAAAACATCTGGCTTTATCTAGAGAAGGGGCTACATCATCGTATTTTGACTCAGAAGAACTGGCAACTAAGTAAGCATGGCCAGAATCATCTGGAAAGTGAGAGGATCCTTAAAAGCAGGCAGAACTTGGGGCATGGAGCAGCTGTTTCTCTGATGGTGTGCTCCCCGTCTCTCAGCCTGCACTTCCATTCCCCAAggagacaaaacaaacacagagcCTTTTCCAGGTTAGGAAAAACTGAGCAACAGAAGAGCAGTTCTGTCACATAACTAACAGGACGTTCAGCAGCGTATTAGTCACTCTAAACACTCATACAAATGAGTATTATAATGAAAGATTGTAAGATAAAAGCCTTCCTGTAAAATtcaatagtttaaaaatatctacaaacaaaacatgtttttctctttgagaGGATTCACGCTAACATGAATCTTTTGACCTGAGAGCCCTGCATTTATCTGACTCTCACCCAGCAGGAGAATCTGGGCTCAGGCAAAGTATTTCCTGCCCCCTTTGACCAACAGATTTAAAGGAACACCTTTTGTCTTTCCATTGTTTTGATTATTGCTGCTTTCAAAAAAGGAAGTTACCTACTCCAGAAATAAAAACCAGCAGTTCTGCTGTTTCCTCTTGTCATTCTgtccaaacaacaaaaaataacacttttggAATAACGCTGTAACctcacagaaggaagaaaagcccTCGGGAGCCTGCCACATGCACACAACCTGTACAGGAGCACACGGAGTGATGAGCAGTCCTTGCTAAGACATGCCGAGAGTTCTGAGAGTGCTGCAAGTGCTTGGGTGcttcaaagagaaacaaaaggcaaataaattaattgtggATTGGGTCCTGGGGGGGTGTACCTAACATGGTTCCTAACGAGTGAGGGCTTTAAGAACCAAACACCTCACACTTTGCTGGAACTCTTTGCATGAAACACTTTTGGAAACGTGAATTGGGCCCTGCAGGGTGTAACTAACGTGGTTCCTAACCAGTGAGGACTTGAAGGAGGACCAAATGTCTCACATTTTACTGGAATTCTTTGCATGAAATACGTTTGGAAACGTTAATGTGCTCGGCTTGGAGCGCTCTGGGGCCCTGCCTGAGGGGGCTCCGAGCCCGTTGTGCCGGGGGGACCACGGGGAGACCCCAGGGAGCGCGGGGGGGGGTTCGAGCCCCTCAGCCCTGttgctgccggctcctggcggccGCCATCTtagcggggcggccccgcccggcccctgATTGGCGGAGCGCGCCGAGCGGCGGAAGTGACGTCAGGAGGGAGCCGGCGAGCACCGGGCTGAGGCTGATGCAACGCGCGGAGGGTCGGTGgggccggggggcaccggggggggaccgggcaccgggaggggggtcccggggggccGCTAACgcctcctctccccccagctGCCGCCATGGAGGCCGCGCCCAGCCCGCAGGAGAAGTACCAGCTCATCACCCGCAACCTGCAGGtaccggggccgggccgggcctaGCGCGGCGGGGGGCGCCTCAGGGCCTCACAGGGCCTCACAGGGCCCTgagggggggggttgggggtatggggggggggtcccggccgtGTAGGACGCCCGTGGTCTCCCCGCAGGAGGTGCTGGGCGAGGACAAGCTGTCAGCCATCCTGAAGGAGCGGGAGGTGAAGATTTACTGGGGCACCGCCACCACGGGCAAGCCGCACGTCGCCTACTTCGTGCCCATGTCCAAGATCGCCGATTTCCTGAAAGCGGGCTGCGAggtgaggggccggggggggttATCacaccccgggggggggctttgTCGCCACGCTGCGGGTCCCTGACCCCGTCTCTGTTCCTCCGTGCCAGGTGACGATACTCTTCGCTGACCTCCACGCTTACCTGGACAACATGAAGGccccctgggagctgctggagttGCGCACTCGCTATTACGAGAACGTGATCAAGGCCATGCTGGAGAGCATCGGGGTGCCCCTGGAAAAGCTGAAGTTTGTCCGGGGCACGGACTACCAGCTCAGCAAGTGAGTCCTGGGTGCCTGCTCCTCtctgggagggaaagcctggcTTGGGGCTCTGCTGTTCCCAGGTCTGCTCCCAGGCGCTGTCATTCAGGGAACAGAGTGAAGCTGCCTCCAGGCTTCTCTCGGTGTGTCACAGCCGCCCCCCTTCCTGGTGCTGACAGCGTTGTCCCTTCCCCCAGGGAGTACACGCTGGACGTGTACCGCCTCTCCTCCGTGGTGACGCAGCACGACGCCAAGAAGGCAGGAGCGGAGGTAGTGAAGCAGGTGGAGCACCCCTTGCTGAGCGGGTTGCTCTACCCAGGCCTGCAGGTGCGTGGTGGGGCCACTTGGCAGGGCCCCAGtgctggggaggtgctgggcaAGGCCAGGACCACGGGGACGTGTGAGGCTGCATGTCTGGCCCTGGGCTTTGTTCCCGGGGCCcagtggggctgggcagggcctCCAAAGGCTGAGCGAGCTGGGAACTGGTGTCCCAGGGCCAAGCTCAAGGCTCTGCGTGTCTCCCCGCAGGCCCTGGACGAGGAGTACCTCAAGGTCGACGCGCAGTTCGGAGGAGTTGATCAGAGGAAGATCTTCACCTTTGCAGAGAAGGTCAGGAACGGGGGTGTTGGGGTCCCTTGTGGtctggtgcagggctgggagattCACAGATCCGCTGGGAGAAGCGTGTCAGTGGTGTGTGAGCGTcacagggctccctgcagctcctgctgctgctcttgcggcctgcagggctctggtGTGTGACACAGGGCTGCCACACGTCCCTGGCGGTGGCTGCCAGGGCTTTGAGAACCCCCCCAGAGCTTGCTGGGTCCCGTTGCTGTGCTCAAGGTTACCTGGAGCCAGGAGCACACAGGGGCTGTGGGTTGAGGTTGTCCTGCAGAAGAGGATTGTCCGTGACTTGCTTCCTTGCTCCTTCCCAGTACCTCCCTTCCCTGGGCTACGCCAAGCGCATCCACCTGATGAACCCGATGGTTCCCGGCCTGACGGGAAGCAAAATGAGCTCGTCGGAAGAGGTTGGTCCCTGCGTGGTGGCTGGGGTCAGGGGCTCTGCCGGGCGCGGCTTCGTGGCTGGGGTTGGAGTCTGCACCCCGAGAGGAGGAAACTTCTCCCTGCCCTCAGGCTGGGGCCTGAGAAAAaggtgcagcagcaccagcacgaGTCCTCGCTTGGGCAAGAGGCTGGGAAAAGGGCTGCAGAAATCTCTTCCTCCAGGACTCAAAGATCGACCTCCTGGACCGCAAGGAGGATGTgaagaagaagctgaagaaggcTTTCTGTGAGCCCGGGAACGTGGAGAACAACGGTGTCCTCTCCTTCATCAAGCACGTCCTCTTTCCCCTCAAGTCAGGTGAGGGCTCCCCACGCCGAGGCGCCAGGGCCAAGGCTTTttggggggcgaggggaggggatgggagcaTGTGGCCCCCAAAGCGGGGTGGTTCATCTGGCTGAGCAGGGGGTGAATCCCGTGGGCTAATCTGAGCCTTAATCTCACAGAGTTTGTGATTCTGCGGGAAGAAAAATGGGGAGGAAACAAAACCTACACGGACTACGAGGCCCTGGAGAAGGACTTTGCTGAGCAGGTGAGTGCAGGGAGGAGCTGAACGCTCCCTGTCCCTGAGGCTCCCACGAACTCTGTAGGAGAAAATCTGTGCCAGGGAGAGAGGGCTTGCTGTCCCCTCCTGGGACTTGGTGgccctgggctctgcctgctgcggggctgcctCAGCCAGGCGCTCTCCCTGAGGTTTGTCCCCCCTCAGACGCGGTCAGCCCTGCCCTTTGTCACTGGCATCCTCCCAGATGTGCTTTTATCCCGTTCTGGGACGAGATCTGCATCTGCTGAAGCCGAGGGGAGAGATCTCGGCACCTCTCTGGCATCAGATCAGGGACCTGAACTCTGCTCCTCCCCCCCGTGCTGGAGGAGACCTTGCAGAGCCCCGTCCGTCTGTCGCAACGCAGGTTGTGCATCCCGGGGACCTGAAGAACTCAGTGGAAGTGGCCCTGAACAAACTGCTTGACCCCATCAGAGAGAAGTTCAACACCCCGGAGCTGAAGAAGCTGACCAACGCGGCCTATCCCAGCCCCTCCAAAGCCAGTAAGGAGGCGCTGGGGGAAATGGGGACGGGAAGGGGAGAGTCCCTGCAGGGACAG
This sequence is a window from Anas platyrhynchos isolate ZD024472 breed Pekin duck chromosome 24, IASCAAS_PekinDuck_T2T, whole genome shotgun sequence. Protein-coding genes within it:
- the YARS1 gene encoding tyrosine--tRNA ligase, cytoplasmic, with amino-acid sequence MQRAEAAAMEAAPSPQEKYQLITRNLQEVLGEDKLSAILKEREVKIYWGTATTGKPHVAYFVPMSKIADFLKAGCEVTILFADLHAYLDNMKAPWELLELRTRYYENVIKAMLESIGVPLEKLKFVRGTDYQLSKEYTLDVYRLSSVVTQHDAKKAGAEVVKQVEHPLLSGLLYPGLQALDEEYLKVDAQFGGVDQRKIFTFAEKYLPSLGYAKRIHLMNPMVPGLTGSKMSSSEEDSKIDLLDRKEDVKKKLKKAFCEPGNVENNGVLSFIKHVLFPLKSEFVILREEKWGGNKTYTDYEALEKDFAEQVVHPGDLKNSVEVALNKLLDPIREKFNTPELKKLTNAAYPSPSKAKPAEKGTKNSEPENVVPSRLDIRVGKVISVEKHPDADSLYVEKIDVGEPEPRTVVSGLVQFVPKEQLQDRLVVLLCNLKPQKMRGVESQGMVLCASSLGEPRQVEPLDPPAGCCAGERVYVEGYEDGEPDDELKPKKKVFEKLQADFRVSEDCVAQWKQRDFLTKLGSISCKSLKGGSIS